One stretch of Daphnia pulicaria isolate SC F1-1A chromosome 8, SC_F0-13Bv2, whole genome shotgun sequence DNA includes these proteins:
- the LOC124312452 gene encoding uncharacterized protein LOC124312452, producing MGCVNKTINVNHTSLYNARRHIETFHKPRLVEFNSSFGDQRLQDKTHNEVKNDQAPIDKHLVSTKDPPTSKQILTQDELDDRIMKFIVKDMNALRVVEKEGFLGLMQGVVGKLRVKKRTFFTEKLKKEYSNSKTALCLALEKATHICTTADMWTAHKRSYLGMTAHWKGEDLKRSSACLAVRRVKGRHTFDVIASTINEIHKEFKIQGKVNVMITDSGSNFLKAFKIFGENELTEDQENLQYEEDEDYEEDADGVVYLDLDNIFQEHYG from the exons ATGGGTTGTGTGAATAAGACCATTAATGTAAACCACACAAGTCTTTATAATGCTCGCAGACATATTGAG ACTTTCCACAAACCAAGATTAGTCGAGTTCAATTCTTCATTTGGAGACCAAAGACTTCAGGACAAGACACATAATGAAGTTAAGAATGATCAGGCTCCGATTGACAAACATTTGGTCAGTACAAAAGATCCTCCAACCTCAAAGCAAATTTTAACTCAAGACGAGCTAGATGACAGAATAATG AAATTCATTGTAAAGGACATGAACGCTTTAAGAGTTGTTGAAAAGGAAGGTTTTTTGGGGCTCATGCAGGGCGTTGTCGGAAAGTTAAGGGTTAAGAAAAGGACTTTCTTTACTGAAAAACTGAAGAAAGAGTATTCTAACTCAAAAACTGCTCTGTGTTTGGCCCTTGAAAAGGCAACTCATATCTGTACTACGGCCGACATGTGGACAGCGCATAAAAGAAGCTACTTAGGAATGACAGCCCACTGGAAAGGAGAAGATTTGAAGAGAAGCAGTGCTTGCCTAGCAGTCCGTCGAGTGAAAGGCCGACATACTTTCGATGTAATTGCGAGTACAATCAACGAAATCCACAAAGAATTCAAGATTCAAGGGAAGGTAAATGTTATGATAACTGACAGTGGGTCAAACTTCCTGAAggcttttaaaatatttggagAGAATGAATTGACTGAAGATCAAGAAAATTTGCAatatgaagaagacgaagattaCGAGGAGGACGCAGATGGCGTTGTCTATTTGGATTTAGATAACATTTTCCAAGAACATTATGGATAA